In bacterium, the DNA window CGACGTGCTCGTGGTGAAGGACTTCACCCTGGCGGCGCCCAAGACCAAGGACTTCAAGGCGCTGATCAGCGCCATGGGCCTCAGCGAGGGCCGGGAGAAGATCCTGCTCGTCCTGGACGACTACCACCTGGAGCTCTGC includes these proteins:
- the rplD gene encoding 50S ribosomal protein L4, which codes for DVLVVKDFTLAAPKTKDFKALISAMGLSEGREKILLVLDDYHLELCKSARNLRNLDFIVGRELNAYQVLWADKLVVTAPALEQIKEVFGA